The following nucleotide sequence is from Solanum dulcamara chromosome 7, daSolDulc1.2, whole genome shotgun sequence.
AGAAGGCTATATATACAAGAGAACtgctattaaaaatataaaatacaagtcaGTACAAAAGAGGAAAAGCAACAAATCTCTGGATGCCAAAAGTTCACCATGACCCAATGTATGTGACAGCCACAAGAGATCCAAAGCTCACTTAGGGTGACTCGTACTTGGAGCTGCATCGAAAAAATATACAgaaatatagtatgagtaccaaaatatggggtacTCAATAGGTATCATAGGTCGATCGAGCTCAGAAAGATCATATATCTAGTTAAAGGAGTGTGATAGTGCTACTACTACAATCTAGCAGTTTAATGAATAATAAACAACACTAAGGATAGATAAGGTCATACACTAACAAACACGTAGCACTTAAATATACGTAAATCACAACCACGTGATAGAAAAAGATGAAACAATTGAATGTGAGCAAATGCTTAAAAGTAGAAGACCGAAAGAACCCTCGAGCCGCCCGAAATGAAATCTCAAACTCATTAGCAGGTGAGATGCAAGTGAAAACATAACCCAAAAATTAGTCTGCGGGCCACCCTAGAGTAACTCCTCGTGCTTATCAAAAAAGTCGTTGCCCAGAGTATATCCTCGGGCTTATTAGAAAAATAGTTTTATATTATCCACAAACTTATAAACTCAATGGTTTTCCCAAACTTGGGCCTCAAATGTGAAACCAATAGGAGTAAGCAAAAAGTCTCTTTTTAAGACATATACTCTAAAAAAAGGCATACTTTccttcaaattaaaaaaataagtactcGCTCCCGCAGATCCTAAAGAAGTAGAAATAATGGCAAAAATTCTTTTAATTGACTCAAAACcatcatttctctcatttccaACTATGAGATGTCGATTACCGAAGTCATGCACATGAATAGACACCCAAAACAATGTCAAACAATCTCAAATAAACTAAGTCACACCACACAACAATCGGTTAAACACCTTTCACAGTGCAGTAGTACTAACTTGAAACTCCAGCCAATCCAAGTCATAGGCCTCAGGCCGAACCAAATAATATTAAAAGGataaaacatgagaaaataaagACAAAAGAAATCCAAACATTCCAAAACACTCAAACTCGCATAAAAAAAGTTCGAAATCACCTAAAAGCATTCTAATTATCTAAACAATCAGTCAAGCCTAAGAATCAACCTAAGCTAAGGCTTATCGGCTAAACTAAGCTAAATCACCAGACAAGGCCAATTCAAAGTCTAAGGATCATGGAAGCCTAAATTCTCAACCTAACACCTTTCTAAAGATCATACTACTCATTTTATATACAAACCATCTAAACCAAATCTAAAAATAagaagccataacctacctcaagccTGAAATTGCATCTGAACCTCTACTCCGGTAATTTTCCCTTTTGAAGGGCCTCCAAGTGATGCCAAGTTATGAACAACACGATGGGaatgtaaaaataaatagaaaaatacctatattaattaaaacatcaaaattggaaacACAAACCTAAAAACGCAACCATGAGACTCGCACACGAAGTCACACAATTGGCTCCATCACGGGGTCCAAACTTCTCAAGGAAGCCATACCCTGAAAATGGGCACAGTGTGAGCCATAATTGAGCCAAAATAGCCCCTCCAGTATTTATCTCAATAAGGATAAAAAATGAAGGATTTAAGAAGAAATTGACAGAATTACCAATGTTAACGGAGGAGTTATTAGTCCTAGAATGTGCCCACACAAATTTTCGATGCAACCCAATAAGAATCACTCCAACCCACAAGGATTTCTCTCCAAATAGCCAAAATATCAAATCTTGAAATGAATATTTACATGCAGAAAATGGGTCTTAAACATAAAAACTGCCAGGGATTTAACCCTTCGTAAACGTGGAGGCCATCCCACGAATGAGAAGGTCATCTATGCTGAAGCTTTGTGAATGCGCTGAGAGGCCCGCGATCCAAGGTCTAGGAGGGTGACCCTTCTCCAACGTGACAGGAGGCCCATGAACGTGAAAGCCTGGGAGGTAGCCCTCCGCGATCATGGAGAGAGCAACGCGAATACGGAGGCCATACAACTAAATCACAGCCAATGTGGCTAATGGCTCATGATCGCGGAGAAGAGAATAGTGTTGCGCCAGCTAGCAGCACTGCACAGACAGCTCACTAAGATTGAAAAATACCCCCACGAGGCACAAAACTCATTCGGAATCCCGTCAACACAAACAAACAATGCTACCCAATCAAGATCgacattttagactcaatgggATTGACAAAACTACCAACGAAGTTTGtctcatcaaaatattgacCCAAGTCAATTCTTACCtagaaatatcaaataaaacGCAAAAAGCCACAAACTCATCCCGAACACCTCAAAAACTATTAATGAGCTCTAATTCTTCCAGTGTAAGCACACCTATAGGGAGGCAAACTAAACAGCAGATCTGTTGTCCGAATTGAGTCATAGTAGTAACATGCCACAACATTATTATACACAACATCAACTACCTGCAGCATCTAAAGGAAGTTATCTATTGGAGAAAATGGGAATGGTAAATTTTAGAAGGAGGAAACTTAAGAGAATTAAGAGACCACCTTGAGTTCCTTTGTATGTTCTTTTTTGAATAGTATGGATGTCTCTATGCTCTTCTTTTACTCAACATTTTCTACCTAGCTATGTCCTTTTTAGGATTATATCTTGTTAGAATATGTTTTagtgttttttctttcttacttttgttaggggagagtctcccttatttatgtttttctagataacttgtatcgagaggagttcTCTCTTTTAGGTGCATAGTATTTAGGTTTACATTTTCATAAAATTGGGGATGAGTCGAccaaccttagtaggttagtcgACTTATGAACTACCTAGGAccggaggtaaggttttatgtccccctccttgtacttttgtttgtttttatttatgttaaggtcTGGGGTGTTGCTCAGCCTCTGACCCCCAAGGGCCGTTAAGATGAAAAAGCAAAAACAAAACCTCGATCGGAAACCAAATCAAAAGTCGTTCTAGAACAATCTCGACATTTCAGACCTAACCGTGCTGACGCAATTTTCATCTGAGCATGTTTACTGAGAATGTTGAATGAAGTCAAACTTTAgctaaaactttaaagttaaaacgcCTAAAGacacaaactcaaaaaaagGCCTTCAAATTTGAACCAACCATCCTACTAGACCAAAATGACCATTTTGGAGCCGGTGAAACTGTCGAAATTCTTATACGATATCAAAATTTCCGAATGTTGTTTAAAGCCAACTAGATATTTCATTTCAAAAGCGTCAAAAATGCCAAAACTAACTCAACACTCAACGAACCTCCTCGGAAAGCATGCCACCCAACCAAGCATCACAGAAAAGCTACAAGGAAGCTACGGAAATGGGCAAAATAGTAAAAGCATGCAAAAACACAGAAATGTCCACAAGAgtcattacaaaaataaatgaaaatatcataatttttaaaaaaagttttataAAAATTGATAATGAAAGGATATAATAGGCATTTTAAAGATTTAACTAGGATAAGGGgagtttgattattatttaaagttgattggggagtttgattttaaaagaaaagcgGGAGGGCGGGTGGAGGGGCGGAAAggattttcacttttttttaaaatgatcattttcttTTAAAGATAATATATTCTCTGCGATCACTTTTACTTGTCGATTATTTAAAATagattttcatttttacttgtcactttaacatataaaaaaaaattctattttccCTTAACATTAATTAGTTATTTATCAAATCATTTCTCAAAACCTAAAACTATATACATGTATTATggtaaaatattcatattaattattgttTCTTTAGGGATGTGTTAAGTTCAACGTGGACAAGTGAAAGTACACCGAAGAAATATTATTTCTCCAACAATTTTTGAGTTTGAAAACGTAGTTAAATAACTTCGATAAAAAATTAGTTATATGATTATTTATGAAACCTACCCCTACTCTTGATCAGTTGCATTCACTTTATAGGAGGGGCTTGGgctgtttttatttttatttttgagaaaatagtcAAATGCCCTCCAACCTATTCGCCAATTTACAACTACAGACCAATACTTCACTGGGGTCCTATTACGCCTCTAAGTTATTTGAAAATGGAATTAGTCATAACTAGTTATTTGTCTGATGGTGATTTACACGCGCTCAATAAGTACATTTATCATTTAatcttttttatattaattcttTTCGGCTTAGTTTGTTCCCTTTCTTCCTCATGAACAAAGGCAACACTCcctcaaaaagcaaaacctCTCACAACAATGGCAGAACTCATTTCTTCTTCTCAAAATCTCCAAGTCCATCCCTTAAAATCACTACATTGGCTCCCTCAATTTTCCGTTTTTCACCATCACATCATTCTCGCATCTTTGGATTCTCAAACCTCCACTTCTTTCCTCCGAattctaaatttatttaatGAAAGTTCAAGCTTTAACCCACCAAAAATCATACATCAATCTTTACTCACAATCCCATCAAGAATCACTTCATTGACAACTTCATTAGCAAAATCCCCAATAAACCACTTATTGTtcattttttcagatttttttattgatttacgCAAATGATTTGGTTAATTGattgttaaatttttttgattcaATGCATGTGGATCAAATTGATGTGAGTGAAAATTGGTCAGATTTTGTGAGTGTTGGGAAAGATGGGAGAATTAATTGGGTGAGTTTTGTTGGGGGGAGGGATTGAGTTGTAGGAAGGTTTTCGATAGTATGGCGCCGTGAATTGGACATCTCCAATGGAGTTTGTGAGCGGAGGATTGGGGGTAAAGAAGATGATGGCTCTAACATGGTAACAATTGTGAGCGTAGGACATCTCCAATGgtatagaatatatatatatatatatatatattatatatatatatatatatgtatattctataaaaaaatattataaaaaatatttagagttATTGTTGATGCTCAATCTCCTTAAGAGAGTGAAACACACTCTTTATGCCACATATGACCCCCGTAAAGTATTGATGTGTAGTTGAAAATCGGCGAATAAATTGAGAAGACATTTAgctattttctctttttgttttgaTGAAAGTAGTAAACCTAACCTAACCATAGTatataaaacttcaaaagtGGAAGGCGGGGCCGATATTGTAGAAATTAAACCACTGCTTTCCTACAGTCATGTAAGTAAAGAAAACATTATTCCTTGGGATACTAACGAATCTAAAGTCTAAATTTCCTAGCGTTCACAAAGAAGTGATATgtgaaaatgattaaaaaaaaaaaagtagcgTTTGGGGAGCATACAGAGAGGGATGTCGAACCAAATTGGATTAATTAGTAGTAGTAATACAAGTATCAATGCATTTTCTTGAGCTACGTTCATTTTCAAGATTACTCATTAGATAATCACTACAACAAACTTGCTACCCTCCTTATACTAGCAGGAAATTAATGATAATATGTGCTCTGAAACCATCCACATGACTAACATAAATATACTACTATTAATACTTATAAGTAGTTTTTATATTTCTATGAGAAGAAGCTTAGACGCAAATCCAACGTTGGATGATCCATTTCAGCTCCGATGGTGCATGAAAATGTCATATTTTCCCTCATGTATTCCTCTGTGAAAAACCTTAGCTTCTCCGTCTCTGCATATTCACTTAATGAATTTAGTGGAAAGAGTTGCAAAGTCTCTAGTGCTCTTTCTGCTGCCTCATCCACCTCTTGATTAGTATTTTTCTCTGGAAAATCTgcacatatacataatacaaaTGATGATGTACtaagaaaatagaaattaaagGAAAGAGGGTTATATATTTTGTTGACTACTTACGTTTGTTTGAAGAGATATTATTGAATTGGATTCTGTCTTCATCAATTATTGGCTCATCGACCAAAATCTTACGACGACGTTTCTGTCTTTCTCTAGCTTTATGGTTTTGGAACCAATAAAAGACATTCTTACTCTCGATGTTTCCATAAAAGCTCAACTGAGAGGATATCTTTTGAATCTGATCAGTGGTCGGGGTACGGAGTCCAGACCGGAACAGGTCAGTTAGAACTTTAACCTGTTCCGCCGTTGGATTCCATCGACCACATTTTGTTCCCATATTTCAAAAGTTGGATATTCTCactttactttttatttttatttttgtcaagTCCGCAGAAAAAGAAGCAACATATAAGGGCATATATATACTACTTATTTGAAGTTTAGTTTACTGGTTTGTCTCTTGTTGTTTAATTTGTAGTATTATTTGTTTTTATCTAGGTACTTAATTTGAGGATTTGATCCAATATTGTTTTTGCCT
It contains:
- the LOC129896190 gene encoding WUSCHEL-related homeobox 5-like, yielding MGTKCGRWNPTAEQVKVLTDLFRSGLRTPTTDQIQKISSQLSFYGNIESKNVFYWFQNHKARERQKRRRKILVDEPIIDEDRIQFNNISSNKHFPEKNTNQEVDEAAERALETLQLFPLNSLSEYAETEKLRFFTEEYMRENMTFSCTIGAEMDHPTLDLRLSFFS